A single Comamonas sp. NLF-1-9 DNA region contains:
- the folK gene encoding 2-amino-4-hydroxy-6-hydroxymethyldihydropteridine diphosphokinase: protein MKACIGLGANLGDARASLRRAVQALAALAQTRLLAVSSLYRSAPVDAGGPDYLNAVVLLETALQPLALLHALQALENAAGRERPYRNAPRTLDLDLLLYDALRLDTEELRLPHPRMNERAFVLLPLAELAPQAVDAARLAELAGQRIEKLAAPAEWMQEPQQNK from the coding sequence GTGAAGGCCTGCATCGGCCTGGGCGCCAACCTGGGCGACGCCCGGGCCAGCCTGCGCCGCGCGGTGCAGGCGCTCGCGGCGCTGGCGCAGACGCGGCTGCTGGCCGTCTCCTCGCTCTACCGCAGCGCGCCAGTGGATGCGGGCGGGCCCGACTACCTCAACGCCGTCGTCCTGCTGGAGACCGCCCTGCAGCCGCTGGCGCTGCTGCACGCGCTGCAGGCGCTGGAAAACGCCGCCGGGCGTGAGCGCCCCTACCGCAACGCTCCACGCACGCTGGATCTCGATCTGCTGCTCTATGACGCTCTGCGGCTCGATACCGAAGAGCTGCGCCTGCCGCACCCGCGCATGAACGAGCGCGCCTTCGTGCTGCTGCCGCTGGCCGAGCTGGCGCCGCAGGCGGTCGACGCCGCGCGCCTGGCCGAGCTGGCCGGGCAGCGCATCGAAAAGCTCGCGGCGCCCGCGGAGTGGATGCAGGAGCCACAGCAAAATAAATAG
- a CDS encoding metal/formaldehyde-sensitive transcriptional repressor: protein MSHTSREKAKLIARVRRIKGQLEGIERALEADAACVEVLRQIASVRGAVSGLTAEVMEDHLREHVLAPSNDQERHQGGEEMIEVIRAYMR, encoded by the coding sequence ATGTCCCACACCTCCCGTGAGAAAGCCAAGCTGATCGCGCGTGTCCGCCGTATCAAGGGCCAGCTCGAAGGCATCGAGCGCGCCCTGGAGGCGGATGCGGCCTGTGTCGAGGTACTGCGCCAGATCGCTTCCGTCCGCGGCGCGGTCAGCGGTTTGACCGCCGAGGTGATGGAAGATCATCTGCGTGAACACGTCCTGGCACCGTCGAACGACCAGGAGCGCCACCAGGGCGGGGAGGAAATGATCGAAGTCATTCGGGCTTACATGAGATGA
- a CDS encoding site-specific integrase — MAKIKLTKSAVDAAGVTGKDYELRDTIVPGFLCKVTAHGRKVFMLQYRTNWGERRKPKIGQFGELTVEQARSIAQDWLADVRKGDDPSAAKLAARMAPTVKELCGQFIEEYSKPRNKPRTVDSYQGYIDRHILPALGKLKVPDVTRVHITALMKDKAKIGVTANRVLACLRKMFNMAEVWGYRPDGSNPCRHVPKYREDGETRYINNDELARLYAYLDRADAEGLEHPTVTLAVRLQFEFSARMTEIRTLEWAWVDFENRRVAWPDSKTGDMSKPMSEAAYQLLSNAPRIDDSPYVCPAIFDAKQPLPDSTYYNGWKRILGRAEVPHVGTHGIRHRAATDIANSGIPIKVGMALTAHKTVTQFMTYVHTEDDPLRAAAEKVATLRRGAIGGQAPATPTPVPTDAAPAPVPAPTPVQAAATPTSAIVVGEKTRTSQGNYRPYRHRKAPTRAVPPGTKRADTPAPTA, encoded by the coding sequence ATGGCTAAGATCAAGCTCACCAAATCCGCCGTTGATGCGGCTGGAGTCACCGGCAAGGACTACGAACTGCGGGACACCATTGTCCCCGGCTTCCTCTGCAAGGTCACCGCTCACGGCCGCAAGGTCTTCATGCTCCAGTACCGCACGAACTGGGGCGAGCGCCGCAAGCCGAAGATCGGCCAATTTGGCGAACTGACTGTCGAGCAGGCCCGGTCGATTGCCCAGGACTGGCTGGCCGATGTGCGCAAGGGCGACGACCCAAGCGCTGCCAAGCTGGCCGCGCGCATGGCTCCCACGGTCAAGGAACTGTGTGGACAGTTCATCGAGGAATACTCCAAGCCGCGCAACAAGCCCCGGACGGTGGACTCGTACCAAGGCTACATCGACCGTCACATCCTGCCTGCGCTGGGCAAGCTCAAGGTGCCCGACGTAACGAGGGTGCACATCACGGCACTGATGAAGGACAAGGCGAAGATCGGCGTCACGGCCAATCGGGTTCTGGCCTGTCTGCGCAAAATGTTCAACATGGCCGAGGTGTGGGGCTACCGGCCCGACGGCTCCAATCCGTGCCGCCATGTCCCCAAGTACCGGGAAGACGGCGAGACGCGGTATATCAACAATGATGAGTTGGCGCGTCTCTATGCCTATCTCGACCGCGCAGATGCCGAGGGGCTTGAACATCCAACCGTGACGTTGGCGGTTCGTCTGCAATTCGAATTTTCTGCACGCATGACGGAAATCCGCACGCTGGAATGGGCCTGGGTCGATTTCGAGAATCGCCGCGTCGCGTGGCCCGACAGCAAGACCGGCGATATGTCCAAGCCGATGAGCGAAGCGGCCTATCAACTGCTGTCCAATGCGCCCCGCATCGACGACTCGCCCTATGTGTGCCCGGCAATCTTCGATGCCAAGCAGCCTTTGCCCGACAGCACGTACTACAACGGGTGGAAGCGGATCTTGGGCCGTGCGGAAGTGCCGCACGTCGGAACGCACGGCATTCGCCATCGCGCGGCTACCGACATTGCCAACTCCGGTATCCCCATCAAGGTTGGCATGGCGCTGACCGCGCACAAGACAGTCACGCAGTTCATGACATATGTACATACGGAGGATGATCCGTTGCGTGCCGCAGCCGAGAAAGTGGCAACCTTGCGCAGGGGTGCCATTGGCGGCCAGGCGCCGGCTACGCCGACTCCTGTGCCGACGGACGCGGCTCCCGCTCCGGTGCCGGCGCCAACGCCTGTGCAAGCAGCCGCGACCCCGACCTCCGCCATCGTAGTCGGCGAGAAGACTCGTACCAGCCAGGGCAACTACCGTCCCTATCGCCATCGCAAGGCTCCGACGCGCGCCGTACCTCCTGGCACGAAGCGGGCTGACACGCCGGCGCCTACCGCTTGA
- a CDS encoding NAD-dependent epimerase/dehydratase family protein, which produces MPVRQYPLGCLPSRFRRSRVLIVGCGDIGLRAARLLARGSRVLALSASPERRQALRAAGVVPLAGNLDDAASLARLAGLATRVLHLAPPAPRGRRDARTRALVQALRRRGALQALVYISTTGVYGDCAGAVVTEVRTPAPASDRAWRRLDAETTLRAWGRQTGRVSLLRVPGIYAPDRRGVTPRERVAQASPTLRPEDDVFINHIHADDLARACVRALWQGGAQRIYHVADDSGLRMGEYLDLVAELYGLARVPRVERAQAARQLPASLLDFLSQSRRLDTRRMRGELGLLLRYPTVRDGLQADAAAQRG; this is translated from the coding sequence TTGCCTGTGCGTCAATACCCTCTGGGTTGCCTGCCCTCGCGCTTTCGGCGCAGCCGCGTGCTCATCGTCGGCTGCGGCGACATCGGGCTGCGCGCCGCGCGCTTGCTCGCTCGCGGCTCAAGGGTGCTGGCGCTCAGCGCATCGCCCGAGCGCCGGCAGGCGCTGCGCGCCGCAGGGGTGGTGCCGCTTGCGGGCAATCTGGACGACGCGGCCAGCCTGGCGCGCCTGGCCGGCTTGGCCACGCGCGTGCTGCACCTGGCGCCGCCCGCGCCGCGCGGCAGGCGGGACGCGCGCACCCGGGCGCTGGTGCAGGCGCTGCGCCGGCGCGGCGCGCTGCAGGCGCTGGTCTACATCTCGACTACCGGGGTGTATGGCGACTGCGCCGGCGCCGTGGTCACCGAGGTGCGGACCCCCGCGCCGGCCAGCGACCGCGCCTGGCGCCGCCTGGACGCCGAAACCACGCTGCGCGCCTGGGGCCGCCAGACCGGCCGTGTGAGCCTGCTGCGCGTGCCCGGCATCTATGCGCCAGACCGGCGCGGCGTCACCCCGCGCGAGCGCGTCGCCCAGGCCAGCCCGACGCTGCGCCCTGAAGACGACGTTTTCATCAACCACATCCACGCCGACGACCTGGCGCGTGCCTGCGTACGCGCGCTGTGGCAGGGCGGGGCGCAGCGCATCTACCACGTCGCCGACGACAGCGGCCTGCGCATGGGCGAATACCTGGACCTCGTCGCCGAGCTCTACGGCCTGGCGCGTGTGCCGCGCGTCGAGCGGGCGCAGGCGGCGCGGCAACTGCCGGCGTCACTGCTGGATTTTCTGTCGCAGTCGCGCCGCCTCGACACCCGGCGCATGCGCGGCGAGCTGGGCCTGTTGCTGCGCTACCCGACGGTGCGCGACGGCCTGCAGGCCGACGCCGCCGCTCAGCGCGGGTAG
- a CDS encoding type II toxin-antitoxin system RelE/ParE family toxin, which yields MIMYRIEHYLTADGQKDLYTDWLRRLRDMQAKVAVIRRVARVEQGNFGDHKFCRDGVWELRIDLGPGYRVYYGLAGQRLVLLLCGGDKRTQDADIDRAVGYWQDWQRRLDDEKQTP from the coding sequence ATGATCATGTACCGAATCGAGCATTACCTGACGGCGGACGGGCAGAAGGATCTCTACACCGACTGGTTGCGCCGCTTGCGCGATATGCAGGCCAAGGTGGCGGTCATCCGGCGCGTGGCCCGCGTCGAGCAAGGCAACTTCGGCGATCACAAGTTCTGTCGTGATGGCGTGTGGGAGTTGCGCATCGACTTGGGGCCGGGCTACCGGGTGTATTACGGGCTGGCGGGCCAGCGGCTGGTGTTGCTGTTGTGCGGCGGCGACAAGCGCACACAGGATGCAGACATCGACCGGGCGGTAGGCTATTGGCAGGACTGGCAACGGAGATTGGATGATGAGAAGCAGACCCCATGA
- a CDS encoding CaiB/BaiF CoA-transferase family protein, protein MEPDLSQNSAPGALAGIKVLDLSRVLAGPWCTQILADLGADVVKIERPGVGDDTRHWGPPFLRDADGQPTGQASYYSACNRNKRSVTLDIAQPRAQQLLRDFAARADVLVENFKVGGLARYGLDYDSLKALNPRLIYCSITGFGQDGPYARRAGYDLMVQAACGLMDITGQPDGAPGGGPLKTGVAVVDLFTGLYASNAILAALHARARTGLGQYIDTALLDVGVAMLANQAAGFLATGETPLRAGNVHPSLAPYQDFATRDGRVLLAIGNDGQFARFCQAAGQPAWARDARFATNTARVHHRAELLALLQPLLRTRGTDEWIALLQDQAVPCGPINSVAQAFADPQVRHRGLRVDLPRQAPGDAVSVVSTVASPMRLSHTPVRYHRAPPVLGEHTEEVLAEWGLDAAEIARLRAQGVL, encoded by the coding sequence ATGGAGCCCGATTTGTCTCAAAACTCCGCGCCGGGTGCCCTGGCAGGCATCAAGGTGCTGGATTTGTCGCGCGTGCTGGCCGGCCCCTGGTGCACCCAGATTCTTGCCGACCTCGGGGCGGACGTGGTCAAGATCGAGCGCCCCGGCGTGGGCGACGACACGCGCCACTGGGGTCCGCCCTTCCTGCGCGACGCAGACGGCCAGCCGACCGGGCAGGCAAGCTACTACAGCGCCTGCAACCGCAACAAGCGCTCGGTCACGCTCGACATCGCCCAGCCGCGGGCGCAGCAACTGCTGCGCGACTTTGCGGCCCGGGCCGACGTGCTGGTGGAAAACTTCAAGGTCGGCGGGCTGGCGCGCTACGGGCTCGATTACGACAGCCTCAAGGCGCTCAATCCGCGGCTGATCTACTGCTCGATCACCGGCTTCGGTCAGGACGGGCCTTACGCCCGCCGCGCCGGCTACGACCTGATGGTGCAGGCCGCCTGCGGCCTGATGGACATCACCGGCCAGCCCGACGGCGCGCCGGGCGGCGGGCCGCTGAAGACGGGTGTGGCGGTGGTCGACTTGTTCACCGGGCTGTATGCAAGCAACGCCATCCTGGCCGCACTGCATGCACGCGCGCGCACGGGCCTGGGCCAGTACATCGACACCGCCTTGCTGGACGTGGGCGTGGCCATGCTTGCCAATCAGGCGGCGGGTTTTCTGGCCACGGGCGAGACGCCGCTGCGCGCGGGCAACGTGCACCCGAGTCTTGCGCCCTACCAGGACTTTGCGACGCGCGACGGGCGCGTGCTGCTGGCCATAGGCAACGACGGGCAGTTTGCGCGCTTTTGCCAGGCTGCGGGGCAGCCCGCCTGGGCGCGCGACGCGCGCTTTGCCACCAATACCGCGCGGGTGCACCACCGCGCCGAGCTGCTGGCGCTGCTGCAACCTTTGCTGCGCACCCGTGGCACCGACGAATGGATTGCGCTGCTGCAGGACCAGGCCGTGCCCTGTGGGCCGATCAATTCCGTCGCCCAGGCCTTTGCCGACCCGCAGGTGCGCCACCGCGGCTTGCGCGTGGATCTGCCGCGCCAGGCGCCGGGCGACGCCGTGTCCGTGGTTTCGACCGTCGCCAGCCCCATGCGCCTGTCGCACACGCCGGTGCGCTACCACCGCGCGCCGCCGGTGCTCGGCGAGCACACTGAAGAAGTGCTGGCCGAATGGGGTCTGGACGCGGCCGAGATTGCCCGGTTGCGCGCACAAGGTGTGCTCTGA
- a CDS encoding CDP-6-deoxy-delta-3,4-glucoseen reductase — translation MSASDSVFQVHVQPSGRSFAVQADETVLAAAIRQNIPMPYGCKDGACGSCKCRLVSGQTQMREHSSHALGADEAARGLVLACSTFAQSDLVIYSEQVTDANSFPVRKFPVRVNALQRVTDDVIIARMGLPNGANFGYFAGQYVEFILRDGSRRAYSIANAPHTQEAAPGLELHLRHTPGGRFTDHAFSAMKEKDILRIEGPFGSFRLHEDSDKPMVLLASGTGMAPIKALIEHLQFSESRRPATLYWGVRRPADLYLDAWVRERLAQMPQLAYVPVVSDALPEDAWSGRAGLVHQAVLDDFADLRGHEVYACGSPLMVDAARASFTAERGLPEGAFFADAFLTEADKQRG, via the coding sequence ATGTCCGCATCCGATTCCGTCTTTCAGGTCCACGTCCAGCCCAGCGGGCGCAGTTTTGCGGTCCAGGCCGATGAAACCGTGCTGGCCGCCGCCATCCGCCAGAACATTCCCATGCCCTACGGCTGCAAGGATGGCGCCTGCGGTTCGTGCAAATGCCGCCTGGTCAGCGGCCAGACGCAGATGCGCGAGCATTCCAGCCACGCCCTCGGCGCCGACGAGGCCGCGCGCGGCCTGGTGCTGGCCTGCAGCACCTTTGCCCAATCGGACCTGGTGATCTACAGCGAGCAGGTGACGGACGCCAACAGTTTCCCGGTGCGCAAGTTCCCGGTGCGGGTAAATGCGCTGCAGCGCGTGACGGATGACGTGATCATCGCCCGCATGGGTCTGCCCAATGGCGCCAACTTTGGCTACTTTGCCGGGCAGTATGTGGAGTTCATCCTGCGCGACGGCAGCCGCCGGGCCTATTCGATTGCCAATGCGCCGCACACCCAGGAGGCCGCGCCGGGGCTGGAGCTGCACCTGCGCCACACGCCCGGCGGGCGCTTTACCGACCATGCCTTCAGCGCGATGAAGGAAAAAGACATCCTGCGCATCGAAGGGCCCTTCGGCAGCTTTCGCCTGCACGAAGACAGCGACAAACCCATGGTGCTGCTGGCTTCGGGCACCGGCATGGCGCCGATCAAGGCCTTGATCGAGCATCTGCAGTTCAGCGAAAGCCGGCGCCCGGCCACGCTCTACTGGGGCGTGCGCCGACCGGCAGACCTGTACCTGGATGCCTGGGTGCGCGAGCGGCTGGCGCAAATGCCGCAGCTGGCCTACGTTCCCGTGGTCTCCGACGCCCTGCCCGAAGACGCCTGGAGCGGGCGCGCCGGCCTGGTGCACCAGGCGGTGCTGGACGACTTTGCCGATCTTCGCGGCCACGAGGTCTATGCCTGCGGCAGCCCGCTGATGGTGGACGCCGCGCGCGCCAGCTTTACCGCCGAGCGTGGCCTGCCCGAGGGCGCCTTCTTTGCCGACGCCTTTCTTACCGAAGCGGACAAGCAGCGCGGTTGA
- a CDS encoding DUF4124 domain-containing protein produces MLRCTDPVSGKISYTDGSCDPGQARKEVAPKPSDEELARQNAQAEEALRLRRARQESDDAAAPARSLQAPAATAPDPAQSPQCAQAKAELQAALARDITLYDTNTRIAQARQAMELACLTPDEYARAQARHGNRAVYEVPAYAPPVIVVPPARPHRPHQEPPRPKMLRCDVFRCYDQQGKTYPR; encoded by the coding sequence GTGCTGCGCTGCACCGACCCGGTGAGCGGCAAGATCAGTTACACCGACGGCAGTTGCGACCCCGGCCAGGCGCGCAAGGAAGTCGCGCCCAAGCCCAGCGACGAAGAGCTTGCGCGCCAGAACGCCCAGGCCGAAGAGGCCTTGCGTCTGCGCCGTGCCCGGCAAGAGAGCGACGACGCTGCCGCGCCCGCCCGCAGCCTGCAAGCCCCCGCGGCCACGGCGCCGGACCCGGCGCAGTCACCGCAATGCGCGCAGGCCAAGGCCGAACTGCAGGCGGCGCTGGCGCGCGACATCACGCTCTACGACACCAACACCCGCATCGCCCAGGCGCGCCAGGCGATGGAGCTCGCCTGCCTCACACCCGATGAATACGCCCGCGCCCAGGCGCGCCACGGCAACCGCGCGGTGTATGAAGTGCCCGCTTATGCGCCGCCGGTGATCGTCGTGCCGCCGGCGCGCCCGCACCGCCCGCACCAGGAGCCGCCGCGCCCCAAGATGCTGCGCTGCGACGTGTTTCGTTGCTACGACCAGCAGGGCAAGACCTACCCGCGCTGA
- the dmeF gene encoding CDF family Co(II)/Ni(II) efflux transporter DmeF, which translates to MTNATTAPLAESAHDHFFLGTDHQRNERKVWLVIALTASMMLVEIVAGTIYGSMALVADGWHMSTHAGAMLITALAYRFARKQVGNPRFTFGTGKLGDLAGFASAIVLALIALLIAWESLVRLTQPIHIDFNQAIAVAAVGLIINLICAWLLKDDHAHHGHDHGHHHHHDHEHGHDQGHDAHHAAHGHSRDNNLRAAYIHVLADALTSVLAIVALLVGRNYGWLWADPVMGVVGALVIARWSWGLIQDSGSVLLDAAAEGEEVRQEIREATEPTGSQIADLHVWQVGPGHFAAIVSLIAQEPQEPAYYKALLAHIHELSHVTVEVQRQAA; encoded by the coding sequence ATGACCAACGCCACGACCGCTCCACTCGCCGAGTCCGCACACGACCATTTCTTCCTTGGCACTGACCACCAGCGCAATGAGCGCAAGGTGTGGCTGGTGATCGCGCTGACGGCCAGCATGATGCTGGTGGAAATCGTTGCCGGCACGATCTACGGCTCGATGGCGCTGGTAGCTGATGGCTGGCACATGTCCACTCATGCCGGCGCGATGCTGATCACCGCACTGGCCTACCGCTTCGCGCGCAAGCAGGTGGGCAATCCGCGCTTTACCTTCGGCACCGGCAAGCTTGGCGATCTGGCCGGCTTCGCCAGCGCGATCGTCCTGGCCTTGATCGCGTTGCTGATCGCCTGGGAGAGCCTGGTGCGGCTGACCCAGCCGATCCACATTGATTTCAACCAGGCGATCGCCGTGGCTGCCGTGGGCCTGATCATCAACCTGATCTGCGCTTGGCTGCTGAAAGACGACCATGCGCACCATGGTCATGATCACGGCCATCACCACCACCATGATCATGAGCACGGCCATGACCAAGGGCACGATGCTCATCATGCTGCGCATGGCCACAGCCGAGACAACAACTTGCGCGCCGCGTACATCCACGTCCTGGCCGATGCGCTGACCTCCGTGCTGGCCATCGTCGCGCTGCTGGTCGGCCGCAACTACGGCTGGCTGTGGGCCGATCCGGTCATGGGCGTGGTCGGCGCGCTGGTGATCGCTCGCTGGTCATGGGGGCTGATTCAGGATTCCGGTAGCGTGCTGCTTGATGCTGCGGCCGAAGGCGAGGAAGTGCGACAGGAGATCCGGGAAGCTACGGAGCCGACAGGGAGTCAGATCGCCGACCTGCATGTGTGGCAGGTCGGACCGGGGCATTTCGCGGCCATTGTTTCGCTGATCGCTCAGGAGCCCCAGGAACCTGCGTACTACAAGGCACTGCTCGCGCATATCCATGAGCTGTCGCATGTCACGGTCGAGGTGCAGCGGCAGGCCGCATGA
- a CDS encoding TMEM165/GDT1 family protein → MESLLVSTGVVALAEIGDKTQLLAFILAARFKKPVPIILGILAATIVNHGLAGALGAWITGAVSPAILRWVLGASFIGMAIWTLIPDKIEEEETQVAKRFGVFGATLITFFLAEMGDKTQIATVAMAAHYATPLLVVIGTTLGMLIADVPAVFVGDKLANKIPMKLVHSIAAGVFAVLGIATLLGAGAKLGL, encoded by the coding sequence ATGGAATCGCTACTCGTCTCCACCGGAGTCGTCGCCCTCGCAGAAATCGGCGACAAGACCCAACTCCTCGCCTTCATCCTCGCCGCACGCTTCAAGAAGCCCGTGCCGATCATCCTTGGCATCCTGGCCGCGACGATCGTGAACCATGGTCTCGCGGGTGCGCTGGGCGCCTGGATTACTGGCGCCGTGAGTCCCGCGATTCTTCGCTGGGTGCTGGGCGCTTCGTTCATCGGTATGGCGATCTGGACGCTGATTCCAGACAAGATCGAGGAGGAAGAAACCCAAGTCGCCAAGCGTTTCGGCGTCTTCGGGGCGACGCTGATCACTTTCTTCCTGGCCGAGATGGGCGACAAGACGCAGATTGCCACCGTCGCGATGGCCGCCCATTACGCAACGCCGCTGCTGGTGGTGATCGGCACGACCCTGGGCATGCTGATCGCGGACGTGCCCGCCGTGTTCGTGGGCGATAAGCTGGCCAACAAAATCCCAATGAAGCTGGTGCATTCGATCGCCGCGGGCGTCTTCGCGGTGCTGGGCATTGCAACCCTGCTGGGCGCGGGCGCCAAACTGGGCCTCTGA
- a CDS encoding DNA-binding protein, whose protein sequence is MRSRPHDEAMAELYRSDPALALEVINGILADGDQAELMIVLRQLAQAVGGVQVVAEQAHLNPTQLYRTLSPKGNPALNSLTAILKAMGLRLAVQPLTSSPSVHAA, encoded by the coding sequence ATGAGAAGCAGACCCCATGACGAGGCGATGGCTGAGCTGTACCGCAGCGATCCGGCGCTGGCGCTCGAAGTCATCAACGGCATCCTGGCCGATGGCGACCAGGCCGAGTTGATGATCGTGCTGCGCCAGCTCGCGCAGGCGGTCGGTGGCGTGCAGGTGGTGGCGGAACAGGCGCACCTGAATCCGACACAGCTTTACCGCACGCTGTCGCCGAAGGGCAATCCGGCCCTGAACAGCCTGACCGCCATCCTCAAGGCGATGGGCCTGCGCCTAGCGGTGCAGCCGTTGACCTCGTCGCCGTCCGTGCATGCGGCCTGA
- the pcnB gene encoding polynucleotide adenylyltransferase PcnB: MIKTFIDKLLGKRAGAKHRFGKREEVPASVHHIDPALVDRRALEVVSTLKKAGHEAYIVGGAVRDLLLGLKPKDFDVATDATPEQVKALFRRAFIIGRRFRIVHVVHGRGREHEVIEVSTFRAYLDHAAAEHVQGNEKTSKAELSGMRHAVDASGRVLRDNVWGPQEEDAARRDFTVNAMYYDPQTQIVVDYHKGIQDAQKRVLRMIGDPELRYHEDPVRIIRAARFAAKLDALGFTLEPRTARPLVACEHLLREVPQSRLFDEMLKLLQTGHALASVAQLKKLGLEKGIYPLLDIVVERAELPLVRGVLQDTDRRVKEGKAVAPSFLLSCVLWPDVKAGWERHLAAGEHPFPALQAAIDEVFAQRIGDVSGRGKLAADMREIWVMQPRFERRTGHGAHSMVAHIRFRAGFDFLRLRADSGEVAEELVSWWQQFSLADEERRNDMLDQLREEQRQRSRQRKSGPQRSASNAPEPDAGAEGDAEPASAPRKRRRRRRKPAGADGSQGSPREP, translated from the coding sequence ATGATCAAGACCTTCATAGACAAACTGCTGGGCAAACGCGCCGGCGCGAAACACCGCTTCGGCAAGCGCGAGGAGGTGCCGGCCAGCGTGCACCACATCGACCCGGCGCTGGTGGACCGGCGGGCCCTTGAGGTGGTGAGCACGCTCAAGAAGGCGGGGCACGAGGCCTACATCGTCGGCGGCGCGGTGCGCGACCTGTTGCTGGGCCTCAAGCCCAAGGATTTCGACGTGGCCACCGACGCCACGCCCGAGCAGGTCAAGGCGCTCTTCAGGCGGGCCTTCATCATCGGGCGGCGCTTTCGCATCGTCCACGTGGTGCATGGGCGCGGGCGCGAGCACGAGGTGATCGAGGTGTCGACCTTTCGCGCCTACCTCGACCATGCGGCGGCCGAACACGTGCAGGGCAACGAAAAGACCAGCAAGGCCGAGCTCTCGGGCATGCGCCACGCGGTGGATGCGTCGGGGCGGGTGCTGCGCGACAACGTCTGGGGGCCGCAGGAAGAGGATGCGGCGCGGCGCGACTTCACGGTCAACGCGATGTATTACGACCCGCAGACGCAGATCGTGGTCGACTACCACAAGGGCATACAGGACGCGCAAAAGCGCGTGCTGCGCATGATCGGCGACCCCGAGCTGCGCTACCACGAGGACCCGGTGCGCATCATCCGCGCCGCGCGTTTTGCCGCCAAGCTCGACGCGCTCGGCTTCACGCTGGAGCCGCGCACCGCCAGGCCGCTGGTGGCCTGCGAGCACCTGCTGCGCGAAGTCCCGCAGAGCCGGCTGTTCGACGAGATGCTCAAGCTGCTGCAGACCGGGCACGCGCTTGCGTCGGTGGCGCAGCTCAAGAAGCTGGGGCTGGAAAAGGGCATCTATCCGCTGCTGGACATCGTCGTCGAGCGCGCCGAGCTGCCCCTGGTGCGCGGCGTGCTGCAAGACACCGACCGGCGCGTGAAGGAAGGCAAGGCGGTGGCGCCGAGCTTTCTGCTCTCGTGCGTGCTCTGGCCCGACGTCAAGGCCGGCTGGGAGCGCCATCTGGCGGCCGGCGAGCACCCGTTTCCGGCGCTGCAGGCGGCGATCGACGAGGTGTTTGCCCAGCGCATAGGCGACGTGTCCGGGCGCGGCAAGCTGGCCGCCGACATGCGCGAGATCTGGGTCATGCAGCCGCGCTTTGAACGGCGCACCGGCCACGGCGCGCACAGCATGGTGGCGCACATCCGCTTTCGCGCGGGCTTTGATTTCCTGCGCCTGCGCGCCGACAGCGGCGAGGTGGCCGAAGAACTGGTGAGCTGGTGGCAGCAGTTCTCGCTGGCCGACGAAGAGCGGCGCAACGACATGCTCGACCAGCTGCGCGAAGAGCAGCGCCAGCGCTCGCGCCAGCGCAAGAGCGGCCCGCAGCGCAGCGCCAGCAACGCCCCCGAGCCCGACGCCGGCGCCGAGGGCGATGCAGAGCCCGCGTCCGCGCCCAGAAAGCGCCGCCGACGCCGGCGCAAGCCCGCAGGCGCCGACGGCAGCCAGGGCAGCCCGCGCGAGCCGTGA